The Vicia villosa cultivar HV-30 ecotype Madison, WI unplaced genomic scaffold, Vvil1.0 ctg.001393F_1_1_1, whole genome shotgun sequence genome includes a region encoding these proteins:
- the LOC131634937 gene encoding uncharacterized protein LOC131634937, producing MAERSKDLLQFEHKKSSLSPLETALLVCDNNNNKKESNTKIPTHGTPLTAPLPPSQLLGKVKDFLGVMSEANKQLENDAKDNPEKYDIEGLVGNESEVIEMDLMLGVADLHTPEAVAAAESAISGSQQVISLPVDGSEKDSDEESSDDNDDDDDDDGKIDRNLDGVECGNDGKKSSSSLDQKPVSVKDDVPEKQNGNRRRSKKRPAIVELS from the exons ATGGCAGAGAGGAGCAAAGATCTTCTTCAATTCGAACACAAGAAATCGTCTCTTTCTCCTTTAG AAACCGCTCTTCTTGTttgtgataataataataacaaaaaagaaTCAAACACGAAAATCCCCACTCATGGAACACCTCTCACTGCTCCACTTCCTCCTAGCCAAC TTTTAGGAAAGGTTAAAGACTTCCTGGGCGTGATGTCAGAAGCAAATAAACAACTGGAAAACGATGCTAAG GACAATCCAGAGAAATATGATATTGAAGGACTAGTTGGAAATGAATCTGAAGTTATTGAAATG GATTTGATGCTTGGTGTTGCTGATCTTCACACACCTGAGGCTGTGGCTGCTGCGGAGTCAGCTATTTCGGGTAGTCAGCAAGTGATTTCTTTGCCTGTTGATGGTAGCGAAAAGGATTCAGACGAAGAAAGTAGTGACGacaacgatgatgatgatgatgatgatggtaaaaTTGATAGAAATCTTGATGGCGTTGAATGTGGAAACGATGGTAAAAAGTCTTCATCATCACTGGATCAAAAACCTGTTTCTGTTAAAGATGATGTTCCTGAAAAACAGAACGGAAATCGCCGTCGTTCCAAGAAACGTCCGGCTATTGTTGAACTATCATGA
- the LOC131634935 gene encoding cytoplasmic 60S subunit biogenesis factor REI1 homolog 1-like, whose translation MGLDVCTCISCNTEVKKGPDLQLHYKSEWHRYNLKRKVAGVPGVTEALFLARQSALAQERDKSNETPMLYSCGVCGKGYKSAKAHAEHLKSRTHMARASEGASHSDGKAIIKPLAPRVVNKPPPRRLVDDDAEEEDSEDEWEEVDSDDDLIDDAEKSLTDLNMDENAENDDMDEDDVVDLDPSCCFMCDHKHKTIENCMVHMHKHHGFFIPDVEYLKDPKGLLTYLGLKVKRDYLCLYCNDRCHPFSSLEAVRKHMVAKNHCKVHYGDDDDEEEVELEEFYDYTSSYVDDQGKQLVASGDADNNVELSGGSELVITKMSGDRKSTRTLGSREYLRYYRQKPRPSPANNIAITAELASRYRSMGLATVQSREQLVRMKVLKQMNKSGVEHMRSKIGMKSNVIRNLPNNVTY comes from the exons ATGGGACTGGATGTATGTACCTGCATTTCCTGCAACACGGAAGTAAAAAAAGGTCCCGACCTACAACTCCATTACAAATCCGAGTGGCATCGCTACAATCTCAAACGCAAG GTGGCTGGGGTTCCTGGGGTGACAGAAGCTTTGTTTCTAGCTAGGCAATCGGCGCTTGCTCAAGAGAGAGATAAGTCTAATGAAACCCCGATGCTTTATAGCTGTGGTGTATGTGGCAAGGGGTATAAAAGTGCTAAGGCTCATGCTGAGCATCTGAAGTCGAGAACTCATATGGCTCGGGCTTCTGAGGGAGCGAGTCATTCGGATGGGAAAGCTATAATCAAGCCACTTGCACCGCGTGTTGTGAATAAGCCTCCTCCTAGAAGATTGGTAGATGATGATGCTGAAGAGGAAGACAGTGAGGATGAATGGGAGGAGGTTGATTCTGATGATGATTTGATTGATGATGCTGAGAAGTCGTTGACTGATTTGAACATGGATGAGAATGCTGAAAATGATGATAtggatgaagatgatgttgtGGATTTGGATCCGTCGTGTTGCTTTATGTGTGATCACAAGCATAAGACTATAGAAAACTGTATGGTTCATATGCACAAGCACCATGGGTTCTTTATTCCTGATGTTGAGTATTTGAAAGATCCAAAAGGGCTCCTCACTTATCTTGGTCTAAAG GTCAAAAGGGACTACTTGTGTCTGTACTGTAACGATAGGTGTCATCCTTTCAGCAGCTTGGAAGCTGTCAGGAAACATATGGTAGCAAAAAATCACTGTAAAGTGCattatggtgatgatgatgatgaggaggaaGTAGAGCTGGAAGAATTCTATGATTATACCAGCAG TTATGTTGATGATCAAGGGAAGCAGCTAGTTGCATCTGGTGATGCTGATAATAATGTAGAACTTAGTGGTGGGTCTGAGCTTGTAATCACTAAGATGTCTGGTGATAGAAAATCAACCAGAACTCTTGGTTCCCGGGAATATTTGCGTTATTATCGTCAGAAACCAAGGCCATCTCCAGCTAACAACATTGCCATTACTGCTGAATTGGCTTCAAG GTACAGGAGCATGGGTTTGGCCACTGTCCAATCAAGGGAGCAACTTGTGAGAATGAAAGTGTTGAAGCAGATGAACAAATCAGGTGTGGAGCATATGCGTAGCAAGATAGGGATGAAGAGTAATGTCATCCGGAACTTGCCAAACAATGTCACGTATTAG
- the LOC131634940 gene encoding plasma membrane ATPase-like isoform X1, with translation MWNPLSWVMEAAAIMAIALANGGGRPPDWQDFVGIIVLLVVNSTISFIEENNAGNAAAALMAGLAPKAKVLRDGKWGEQDAAILVPGDIISIKLGDIIPADARLLEGDPLSVDQSALTGESLPVTKGATQEVFSGSTVKKGEIEAIVYATGVHTFFGKAAHLVDSTNQVGHFQQVLTAIGNFCICSIAVGIVIELIVMYPIQHRKYRDGIDNLLVLLIGGIPIAMPTVLSVTMAIGSHKLSQQGAITKRMTAIEEMAGMDVLCSDKTGTLTLNKLSVDKNLIEVFARGMDKDLVILLAARASRIENQDAIDAAIVGMLSDPQEARAGINEVHFLPFNPVDKRTALTYSDSDGNWHRSSKGAPEQILDLCNCKENVRRSVHAMIDKFAERGLRSLGVACQEVPERTKESAGAPWQFVGLLPLFDPPRHDSADTIREALNLGVNVKMITGDQLAIGKETGRRLGMGTNMYPSSALLGEHKDASTSDIPIDELIEKADGFAGVFPEHKYEIVKRLQDRKHICGMTGDGVNDAPALKRADIGIAVADATDAARSASDIVLTEPGLSVIISAVLTSRAIFQRMKNYTIYAVSITIRIVLGFMLIALIWKFDFAPFMVLIIAILNDGTIMTISKDRVKASPLPDSWKLKEIFATGIVLGSYMALTTVIFFWVMHDTDFFSDKFGVKPLRHSPTEMMAALYLQVSIISQALIFVTRSQRFSFVERPGVLLVAAFLLAQLLATVIAVYADWNFARIKGMGWGWAGVIWLYSLVTYIPLDLLKFAIRYILSGKAWNNVFENRVAFTSKKDYGREEREAQWATAQRSLHGLRPAVSTLFNENTSYRELSEIAEQARKRAEVARIMEQSTLKGRVESVAKLKGLHIDTSKQGYSI, from the exons ATGTGGAACCCTTTATCATGGGTTATGGAAGCTGCTGCTATCATGGCCATTGCTTTGGCTAATGGAGGTGGAAGACCTCCAGATTGGCAAGATTTTGTTGGAATCATTGTTCTCTTGGTCGTCAACTCGACTATCAGTTTCATCGAAGAAAACAACGCCGGTAACGCCGCCGCTGCTCTCATGGCTGGTTTAGCTCCCAAGGCCAAG GTACTAAGAGATGGTAAATGGGGTGAACAAGATGCTGCAATTCTAGTACCAGGAGATATAATCAGCATCAAGTTAGGAGACATCATTCCGGCCGATGCGCGTCTACTTGAGGGAGATCCTTTAAGTGTTGATCAATCTGCTTTAACAGGAGAATCTCTTCCTGTCACAAAGGGTGCAACTCAAGAAGTGTTTTCAGGATCGACCGTTAAGAAGGGTGAGATCGAAGCGATTGTGTATGCAACTGGTGTACACACGTTTTTCGGTAAAGCGGCTCATTTGGTTGATAGTACTAATCAGGTTGGACATTTCCAGCAAGTGCTTACCGCTATCGGAAACTTCTGCATTTGTTCGATTGCGGTTGGAATAGTCATTGAACTTATTGTGATGTATCCGATTCAACATCGCAAGTATAGAGACGGAATTGATAATCTTTTGGTGCTTTTGATCGGTGGAATCCCGATTGCAATGCCAACTGTTTTGTCTGTTACTATGGCTATTGGTTCACATAAGCTTTCACAGCAAGGTGCAATTACAAAGAGAATGACTGCTATTGAAGAAATGGCTGGAATGGATGTTCTTTGCAGTGATAAAACTGGAACTCTCACTTTGAATAAGCTTAGCGTTGATAAAAACTTGATTGAAGTGTTTGCTAGGGGAATGGATAAGGATTTGGTGATACTTTTAGCCGCAAGAGCTTCTAGGATAGAAAATCAGGATGCTATCGATGCTGCTATCGTTGGAATGCTGTCTGATCCACAAGAG GCTAGAGCTGGTATCAATGAGGTCCATTTTCTGCCGTTCAATCCCGTTGATAAGAGGACTGCTCTTACCTATAGTGATTCTGATGGAAATTGGCATAGATCTAGCAAAGGTGCTCCCGAGCAG ATATTGGATCTTTGTAACTGCAAAGAGAATGTGCGGAGAAGTGTTCATGCAATGATTGACAAGTTTGCCGAGCGTGGACTTCGATCTTTAGGTGTTGCTTGTCAG GAAGTACCTGAGAGAACCAAAGAGAGTGCTGGTGCACCATGGCAATTTGTTGGTTTGTTGCCACTATTTGATCCTCCTAGACATGATAGTGCTGACACAATTCGAGAGGCTCTTAATCTTGGTGTGAATGTTAAGATGATCACAG GGGACCAGCTTGCCATTGGAAAGGAAACCGGTAGAAGGCTTGGAATGGGAACAAACATGTATCCATCATCTGCATTGCTTGGTGAACACAAAGATGCTTCGACTTCAGATATTCCTATTGACGAGTTGATTGAAAAGGCCGATGGATTTGCAGGAGTATTTCCCG AACACAAATATGAAATTGTCAAGAGGCTGCAAGATAGGAAGCATATATGCGGAATGACAGGAGATGGCGTAAACGATGCTCCTGCTTTAAAGAGAGCCGATATCGGAATTGCTGTTGCGGATGCTACAGATGCTGCTAGAAGTGCTTCTGATATTGTCCTTACTGAACCTGGTTTGAGTGTCATTATCAGTGCTGTCCTCACCAGCAGGGCCATTTTCCAGAGAATGAAGAATTATACC ATTTATGCCGTGTCAATCACCATCCGTATCGTG TTAGGTTTCATGCTCATTGCTTTGATTTGGAAATTCGATTTTGCACCTTTCATGGTGTTGATCATTGCAATACTGAATGATG GTACCATTATGACAATTTCAAAAGATAGAGTGAAAGCATCTCCACTGCCAGACAGTTGGAAACTAAAGGAAATATTTGCAACCGGTATTGTTCTCGGCAGCTACATGGCACTAACAACTGTCATATTCTTCTGGGTGATGCATGACACCGATTTTTTCTCG GACAAGTTTGGTGTGAAGCCTTTGAGACATAGTCCTACTGAAATGATGGCAGCTCTATATCTACAAGTTAGTATAATAAGTCAGGCACTAATTTTCGTAACCAGGTCTCAAAGATTCTCTTTCGTGGAAAGACCCGGTGTTCTCCTAGTAGCCGCTTTCCTTTTGGCTCAACTG TTAGCAACTGTAATAGCAGTGTATGCTGATTGGAATTTTGCAAGAATAAAAGGAATGGGATGGGGTTGGGCCGGCGTAATTTGGTTGTACAGTTTGGTAACCTATATTCCTCTTGATTTACTCAAGTTCGCAATCCGATATATTCTAAGTGGAAAGGCGTGGAATAATGTTTTCGAAAATAGG GTTGCTTTCACTTCAAAGAAAGACTATGGCAGAGAAGAAAGGGAAGCACAATGGGCAACAGCACAAAGATCACTTCATGGTCTTAGGCCTGCTGTCTCCACCCTTTTCAATGAAAATACTAGCTATAGAGAGCTCTCAGAGATAGCGGAACAAGCCAGGAAACGCGCTGAAGTTGCCAG GATTATGGAGCAGAGTACTTTGAAGGGACGCGTTGAGTCGGTGGCGAAGCTTAAGGGACTTCACATTGATACATCTAAGCAGGGTTATAGCATTTAA
- the LOC131634940 gene encoding plasma membrane ATPase-like isoform X2, whose product MWNPLSWVMEAAAIMAIALANGGGRPPDWQDFVGIIVLLVVNSTISFIEENNAGNAAAALMAGLAPKAKVLRDGKWGEQDAAILVPGDIISIKLGDIIPADARLLEGDPLSVDQSALTGESLPVTKGATQEVFSGSTVKKGEIEAIVYATGVHTFFGKAAHLVDSTNQVGHFQQVLTAIGNFCICSIAVGIVIELIVMYPIQHRKYRDGIDNLLVLLIGGIPIAMPTVLSVTMAIGSHKLSQQGAITKRMTAIEEMAGMDVLCSDKTGTLTLNKLSVDKNLIEVFARGMDKDLVILLAARASRIENQDAIDAAIVGMLSDPQEARAGINEVHFLPFNPVDKRTALTYSDSDGNWHRSSKGAPEQILDLCNCKENVRRSVHAMIDKFAERGLRSLGVACQVIPERTKESAGAPWQFVGLLPLFDPPRHDSADTIREALNLGVNVKMITGDQLAIGKETGRRLGMGTNMYPSSALLGEHKDASTSDIPIDELIEKADGFAGVFPEHKYEIVKRLQDRKHICGMTGDGVNDAPALKRADIGIAVADATDAARSASDIVLTEPGLSVIISAVLTSRAIFQRMKNYTIYAVSITIRIVLGFMLIALIWKFDFAPFMVLIIAILNDGTIMTISKDRVKASPLPDSWKLKEIFATGIVLGSYMALTTVIFFWVMHDTDFFSDKFGVKPLRHSPTEMMAALYLQVSIISQALIFVTRSQRFSFVERPGVLLVAAFLLAQLLATVIAVYADWNFARIKGMGWGWAGVIWLYSLVTYIPLDLLKFAIRYILSGKAWNNVFENRVAFTSKKDYGREEREAQWATAQRSLHGLRPAVSTLFNENTSYRELSEIAEQARKRAEVARIMEQSTLKGRVESVAKLKGLHIDTSKQGYSI is encoded by the exons ATGTGGAACCCTTTATCATGGGTTATGGAAGCTGCTGCTATCATGGCCATTGCTTTGGCTAATGGAGGTGGAAGACCTCCAGATTGGCAAGATTTTGTTGGAATCATTGTTCTCTTGGTCGTCAACTCGACTATCAGTTTCATCGAAGAAAACAACGCCGGTAACGCCGCCGCTGCTCTCATGGCTGGTTTAGCTCCCAAGGCCAAG GTACTAAGAGATGGTAAATGGGGTGAACAAGATGCTGCAATTCTAGTACCAGGAGATATAATCAGCATCAAGTTAGGAGACATCATTCCGGCCGATGCGCGTCTACTTGAGGGAGATCCTTTAAGTGTTGATCAATCTGCTTTAACAGGAGAATCTCTTCCTGTCACAAAGGGTGCAACTCAAGAAGTGTTTTCAGGATCGACCGTTAAGAAGGGTGAGATCGAAGCGATTGTGTATGCAACTGGTGTACACACGTTTTTCGGTAAAGCGGCTCATTTGGTTGATAGTACTAATCAGGTTGGACATTTCCAGCAAGTGCTTACCGCTATCGGAAACTTCTGCATTTGTTCGATTGCGGTTGGAATAGTCATTGAACTTATTGTGATGTATCCGATTCAACATCGCAAGTATAGAGACGGAATTGATAATCTTTTGGTGCTTTTGATCGGTGGAATCCCGATTGCAATGCCAACTGTTTTGTCTGTTACTATGGCTATTGGTTCACATAAGCTTTCACAGCAAGGTGCAATTACAAAGAGAATGACTGCTATTGAAGAAATGGCTGGAATGGATGTTCTTTGCAGTGATAAAACTGGAACTCTCACTTTGAATAAGCTTAGCGTTGATAAAAACTTGATTGAAGTGTTTGCTAGGGGAATGGATAAGGATTTGGTGATACTTTTAGCCGCAAGAGCTTCTAGGATAGAAAATCAGGATGCTATCGATGCTGCTATCGTTGGAATGCTGTCTGATCCACAAGAG GCTAGAGCTGGTATCAATGAGGTCCATTTTCTGCCGTTCAATCCCGTTGATAAGAGGACTGCTCTTACCTATAGTGATTCTGATGGAAATTGGCATAGATCTAGCAAAGGTGCTCCCGAGCAG ATATTGGATCTTTGTAACTGCAAAGAGAATGTGCGGAGAAGTGTTCATGCAATGATTGACAAGTTTGCCGAGCGTGGACTTCGATCTTTAGGTGTTGCTTGTCAGGTAA TACCTGAGAGAACCAAAGAGAGTGCTGGTGCACCATGGCAATTTGTTGGTTTGTTGCCACTATTTGATCCTCCTAGACATGATAGTGCTGACACAATTCGAGAGGCTCTTAATCTTGGTGTGAATGTTAAGATGATCACAG GGGACCAGCTTGCCATTGGAAAGGAAACCGGTAGAAGGCTTGGAATGGGAACAAACATGTATCCATCATCTGCATTGCTTGGTGAACACAAAGATGCTTCGACTTCAGATATTCCTATTGACGAGTTGATTGAAAAGGCCGATGGATTTGCAGGAGTATTTCCCG AACACAAATATGAAATTGTCAAGAGGCTGCAAGATAGGAAGCATATATGCGGAATGACAGGAGATGGCGTAAACGATGCTCCTGCTTTAAAGAGAGCCGATATCGGAATTGCTGTTGCGGATGCTACAGATGCTGCTAGAAGTGCTTCTGATATTGTCCTTACTGAACCTGGTTTGAGTGTCATTATCAGTGCTGTCCTCACCAGCAGGGCCATTTTCCAGAGAATGAAGAATTATACC ATTTATGCCGTGTCAATCACCATCCGTATCGTG TTAGGTTTCATGCTCATTGCTTTGATTTGGAAATTCGATTTTGCACCTTTCATGGTGTTGATCATTGCAATACTGAATGATG GTACCATTATGACAATTTCAAAAGATAGAGTGAAAGCATCTCCACTGCCAGACAGTTGGAAACTAAAGGAAATATTTGCAACCGGTATTGTTCTCGGCAGCTACATGGCACTAACAACTGTCATATTCTTCTGGGTGATGCATGACACCGATTTTTTCTCG GACAAGTTTGGTGTGAAGCCTTTGAGACATAGTCCTACTGAAATGATGGCAGCTCTATATCTACAAGTTAGTATAATAAGTCAGGCACTAATTTTCGTAACCAGGTCTCAAAGATTCTCTTTCGTGGAAAGACCCGGTGTTCTCCTAGTAGCCGCTTTCCTTTTGGCTCAACTG TTAGCAACTGTAATAGCAGTGTATGCTGATTGGAATTTTGCAAGAATAAAAGGAATGGGATGGGGTTGGGCCGGCGTAATTTGGTTGTACAGTTTGGTAACCTATATTCCTCTTGATTTACTCAAGTTCGCAATCCGATATATTCTAAGTGGAAAGGCGTGGAATAATGTTTTCGAAAATAGG GTTGCTTTCACTTCAAAGAAAGACTATGGCAGAGAAGAAAGGGAAGCACAATGGGCAACAGCACAAAGATCACTTCATGGTCTTAGGCCTGCTGTCTCCACCCTTTTCAATGAAAATACTAGCTATAGAGAGCTCTCAGAGATAGCGGAACAAGCCAGGAAACGCGCTGAAGTTGCCAG GATTATGGAGCAGAGTACTTTGAAGGGACGCGTTGAGTCGGTGGCGAAGCTTAAGGGACTTCACATTGATACATCTAAGCAGGGTTATAGCATTTAA